A genomic stretch from Mastacembelus armatus chromosome 7, fMasArm1.2, whole genome shotgun sequence includes:
- the mapk14a gene encoding mitogen-activated protein kinase 14A yields MSQKDRPKFYQHEVNKTIWEVPERYQNLCPVGSGAYGSVCSAYDVKAGLKVAVKKLSRPFQSTIHAKRTYRELRLLKHMKHENVIGLLDVFSPATSLKEFTDVYFVTHLMGADLNNIVKCQKLTDEHVQFLIYQILRGLKYIHSADIIHRDLKPSNLAVNEDCELKILDFGLARHTDDEMTGYVATRWYRAPEIVLNWMHYNMTVDIWSVGCIMAELLTGRPLFPGADHIDQLKLIMMLVGTPRPELLMKLSSESARNYISSLPQMPKRNFADVFIGANPQAVDLLEKMLVLDTDKRITAAEALAHPYFALYHDPDDEPEAEPYDQSFESRELKIEQWKRLTYTEMCSFEPPIFDEDDME; encoded by the exons ATGTCGCAGAAAGACAGACCCAAGTTTTATCAACATGAGGTGAACAAGACGATATGGGAAGTCCCGGAGCGCTACCAGAACCTGTGCCCCGTCGGCTCTGGTGCCTACGGATCCGTGTG ttcagCATATGATGTGAAGGCTGGTTTGAAGGTCGCTGTGAAGAAGCTGTCTCGGCCATTTCAGTCCACCATCCACGCCAAAAGGACATACAGAGAGCTGCGGTTGCTTAAgcacatgaaacatgaaaat GTGATTGGCCTTCTAGATGTCTTTAGCCCAGCTACTTCTCTGAAGGAGTTTACTGATGT GTATTTTGTGACTCACCTAATGGGGGCTGATCTCAACAACATAGTGAAATGTCAGAAACTCACAGATGAACATGTGCAATTCCTCATATACCAGATCCTCCGAGGGTTAAAG TATATCCACTCAGCAGACATCATTCATAGA GATTTAAAACCTAGTAACCTGGCTGTGAATGAAGACTGTGAGCTAAAG ATTTTGGACTTTGGTTTGGCGCGGCACACCGATGATGAGATGACTGGGTATGTGGCCACCCGCTGGTATCGTGCACCGGAGATCGTGTTGAACTGGATGCATTACAATATGACTG tggaTATTTGGTCAGTGGGGTGTATAATGGCAGAGCTCCTCACTGGACGACCTCTGTTTCCTGGTGCTGACC ACATTGACCAGTTGAAGCTAATCATGATGCTCGTTGGAACACCACGGCCTGAGCTCTTGATGAAATTATCTTCGGAATCA GCCAGAAACTACATCAGCTCTTTGCCACAGATGCCCAAGAGGAACTTTGCTGATGTGTTCATCGGTGCAAACCCACAAG ctgtggACCTTCTGGAGAAAATGCTGGTTTTGGACACAGACAAGCGGATAACAGCAGCCGAGGCTCTGGCCCACCCCTATTTCGCTCTGTACCATGACCCAGATGATGAACCTGAGGCTGAGCCATATGACCAAAGCTTTGAAAGCCGTGAACTGAAGATTGAACAATGGAAAC GATTAACCTACACGGAGATGTGTAGTTTTGAACCTCCTATCTTTGACGAGGATGACATGGAGTAA
- the elapor1 gene encoding UPF0577 protein KIAA1324, giving the protein MQRGLIHLSHFVLWLHFAQPSADLPLCKESDYHFEYTECDVLESRWRVAVPNKADTCTGLPDPVKGTQCTFSCSEGEFLDMQSQQCEQCAAGTYSLGTGVAFDEWDGLPTGFVTHGVTLNAWNAHTNCSNSTWTPKGDYVASNTDECTATLSYAVNLKKSGTVSFEYFYPDSSIYFEFFVQNDQCQSTESESRWVKISETNWSKYKVELNKGNNVLYWRTTTYTLQGSAVKPVLLKNIAISGVAYTSECFYCKPGTYSAKPGSARCAPCPADTYSTKGATVCHQCEPDKYAEASSGSCKPRPACTNSDYFYTHTPCDSEGKTQLMYKWIEPKICTETIDGAVTLPASGEKQTCPPCNPGFFVTNSSTCEPCSDGFYSNGTACAKCPVGTESVVGFEYKWWNRMPNNMKSSIYRQEFSDSEYRTAWEVAGEYVYTTPGHQDTDYLMLTLSVSGYRLPQSMAKDSDMSELSRITFVFETLCSADCNFFFLAGYNQFNNDVVEHWKGSKGKQSYSYLVQSNTTLSFTWTFQRTEDFSTDRKYSADVAKIYSIHITNVIGGVASQCRRCALSSAKADSACVPCPPGHYMVSGTGVCESCPSNTFIRAEQSIGKAACVQCGPNTKRNKAYSGCVSDCMMAVQMSEGALLHYDFSALTNVTGFHSSPRFTIRGLKYFLRFNVGLCGKEGRVPATCVGNVTESQKEVKGYVCRSTVVPSEIRSQSMVSSQPFIIGDSLIGVTTDTTLNGISSPEWLFPTASSLPDVIFYYKSSETTQACKNGRSATIRLRCNPTVAAKDHITLPSNCSEGTCDGCTFHFLWQSQHACPLCTKNHYREIVSACIQGIQKTTYVWQQPLQCYGGESLPAQKVNACVTLDFWLKFGVSTGAIAAVLLISISCYFWKKTRKLQYKYSKLIMTSGSKECELPTADSCAIMEGEDAEDELMDLTKKSFLTKIRSFSRERTSDGFDSVPLKSSSRHQREEEDSDDVYIRD; this is encoded by the exons ATGCAGCGAGGCCTGATACACCTGAGCCACTTCGTACTCTGGCTGCATTTTGCGCAACCCTCTGCAGATTTGCCCTTGTGCAAAGAG tcagattATCACTTTGAGTACACAGAGTGTGACGTGCTCGAGTCGCGATGGAGAGTGGCGGTTCCCAACAAAGCTGACACATGCACAGGTCTCCCAGATCCAGTCAAAGGAACTCAGTGCA CATTCTCCTGCAGTGAGGGGGAGTTCCTCGACATGCAGTCACAGCAGTGCGAGCAGTGCGCTGCAGGCACCTACTCTCTGGGCACTGGCGTCGCCTTTGATGAGTGGGACGGCCTGCCGACAGGTTTTGTCACCCATGGAGTGACACTGAACGCTTGGAATGCCCACACAAACTGCTCCAA TTCAACCTGGACACCAAAGGGTGATTATGTAGCCTCAAACACGGATGAGTGCACTGCAACGCTGTCCTATGCCGTGAACCTGAAGAAGTCTGGAACTGTGTCCTTTGAATATTTCTACCCTGATAGCAGTATCTACTTTGAGTTCTTT GTTCAGAATGACCAGTGTCAGTCTACCGAGTCTGAAAGCCGGTGGGTGAAGATCTCTGAAACCAACTGGAGTAAATACAAG GTTGAGCTGAATAAAGGCAACAATGTGCTGTACTGGAGAACTACTACGTATACCCTGCAAGGCAGTGCTGTCAAGCCTGTGCTGTTAAAAAACATTGCCATCTCAG gGGTGGCTTACACATCAGAGTGTTTCTATTGTAAACCCGGCACTTATAGTGCAAAACCAGGATCTGCCCGCTGTGCCCCCTGTCCTGCAGACACCTACTCCACAAAGGGTGCCACTGTTTGCCATCAGTGTGAACCAGACAAATATGCAG aggcTAGTTCTGGGAGCTGCAAACCGAGACCTGCATGCACAAACAGCGACTATTTCTACACCCACACTCCCTGTGACTCTGAGGGAAAG ACTCAGCTCATGTACAAATGGATTGAACCTAAGATCTGTACTGAGACAATTGACGGAGCTGTGACGCTTCCTGCGTCGGGGGAGAAGCAAACGTGTCCACCATGTAATCCGGGTTTCTTTGTCACAAACTCCTCCACCTGTGAGCCCTGCAGTGATGGTTTCTACTCAAATGGAACAG CCTGTGCTAAGTGCCCCGTTGGCACCGAGTCGGTGGTGGGCTTCGAGTACAAATGGTGGAACAGGATGCCAAACAACATGAAGAGTTCTATTTACAGACAAGAGTTCAGCGACTCTGAATACCGCACAG CATGGGAGGTGGCTGGAGAGTATGTTTACACAACCCCTGGGCATCAGGACACAGACTACCTGATGCTCACGCTCAGTGTCTCAGGATACAG GCTCCCTCAGTCCATGGCTAAAGACAGTGACATGAGTGAACTGTCTCGCATCACCTTCGTGTTTGAGACCCTGTGTTCAGCTGACTGCAACTTTTTCTTCCTGGCG GGATACAATCAGTTTAATAATGATGTTGTGGAGCACTGGAAAGGCAGCAAAGGGAAACAGTCATACTCCTACCTGGTCCAGAGCAACACAACGCTCAGCTTCACCTGGACGTTTCAGCGCACAGAGGACTTCAGCACG GACAGGAAGTACAGCGCGGATGTTGCAAAGATCTATTCCATCCACATCACTAATGTGATCGGGGGCGTGGCCTCGCAGTGTCGTCGCTGTGCCCTGAGCTCAGCCAAGGCCGACTCAGCCTGTGTTCCCTGCCCACCTGGACATTACATGGTCAGCGGGACAGGGGTGTGTGAAAGCTGCCCGTCAAACACCTTCATCAGGGCCGAGCAGTCCATTGGAAAGGCCGCTTGTGTTCAGTGTGGaccaaacacaaagagaaacaag GCATACTCAGGTTGTGTCAGTGACTGTATGATGGCCGTGCAGATGAGCGAAGGAGCGCTGTTGCACTATGACTTCTCCGCTCTGACCAACGTCACCGGCTTCCACAGCAGTCCCCGCTTCACAATCAGAGGCCTGAAATATTTCCTTCGCTTTAATGTGGGTCTGTGTGGAAAAGAG GGACGAGTGCCAGCTACATGTGTGGGCAACGTTACAGAGAGTCAGAAAGAAGTCAAAGGTTATGTCTGTCGGTCCACTGTGGTTCCCTCTGAGATCAGGAGTCAGAGCATGGTGTCCTCACAGCCTTTCATTATTGGTGACTCACTCATTG GCGTGACCACCGACACGACCCTGAACGGCATCTCTTCTCCAGAATGGTTGTTTCCTACTGCATCCAGCCTGCCAGACGTAATATTCTATTACAA GTCCAGCGAGACGACTCAGGCTTGTAAAAACGGCAGGTCAGCTACCATCAGACTGAGATGCAATCCCACGGTGGCTGCTAAAGACCACATCACGCTGCCAAG TAACTGTTCAGAGGGGACGTGTGATGGTTGTACTTTCCACTTTCTGTGGCAGAGCCAGCATGCATGTCCACTCTGCACCAAAAACCACTACAGAGAAATCGTCAGCGCTTGTATCCAGGGAATACAG aaaacCACCTATGTGTGGCAGCAGCCGTTGCAGTGTTACGGAGGAGAGTCCCTACCAGCACAAAAAGTCAATGCTTGTGTGACGCTGGATTTCTGGCTCAAGTTTGGCGTCTCAACAGGAGCGATCGCTGCTGTGCTGCTCATCAGTATAAGCTGCTACTTCTGGAAGAAAACACGCAA GTTACAGTATAAGTACTCCAAGCTGATTATGACCTCTGGAAGTAAAGAGTGTGAGCTGCCCACTGCAGACAGCTGTGCGATAATGGAGGGAGAGGACGCAGAGGACGAACTCATGGACCTCACCAAGAAATCTTTCCTCACCAAAATTCGGTCCTTCTCAAGAGAA AGGACGTCAGATGGATTTGACTCGGTTCCTCTAAAGTCATCGTCACGCCACCAGCGAGAGGAGGAAGACTCTGATGATGTATATATCAGAGATTGA
- the cfap276 gene encoding cilia- and flagella-associated protein 276 has translation MSSRDPFPSPKLENGFTLSGFRPQQRKPYDKPTHMAQMEEPWSRLHDAATLASTRRSVMHNEHQAPNDSLDLQLKSVYDHHKDFFWSKNQILYQKETVSEDQKKKETQDTQEKEHQKDIRVWVDPLRRSIHSIK, from the exons ATGTCCAGCCGGGATCCTTTCCCTTCCCCAAAGCTTGAAAACGGCTTCACTCTCAGCGGCTTCAGACCGCAGCAG AGAAAACCCTATGATAAACCAACGCACATGGCCCAGATGGAGGAACCGTGGAGTCGCCTGCATGATGCTGCTACTTTGGCGAGCACCCGGCGGAGTGTTATGCACAATGAACATCAG GCTCCAAACGACAGCCTTGACCTCCAGCTGAAGTCGGTCTACGATCACCACAAGGACTTCTTCTGGAGTAAGAACCAGATTCTATACCAGAAGGAGACCGTCTCCGAGGACCAAAA aaaaaaggaaaccCAGGACACCCAGGAAAAGGAACACCAGAAAGACATCAGAGTGTGGGTTGACCCACTGAGACGCTCCATTCACAGCATCAAGTAA
- the smc5 gene encoding structural maintenance of chromosomes protein 5: MTEPSKRQRLSHVNSSTSALGGVLSGGQRHGSGEGDVFVEGAIVRITMKNFLTYDYSVVYPGPNLNMIVGANGTGKSSIVCAICLGLAGKTAILGRGDKVGLYVKRGCPKGFIEIELYKKSGNVVINREIHVENNQTLWMLNGRHCNQKTVEEEVKALRIQVSNLCQFLPQEKVGEFAKMSKIELLEATEKSVGPPEMYQYHCELKDFRNKERQLESAVKEKASFLEKAKQRNERNKHDVNRYYEKKRHMDVIELLEKKKPWVEYETTLKEHASVKKEREDAKNQLIALKQAQAPMLNKIQEIDNRLKPTEAQIKAKTVAIKEASLKCKQKQDQLDRKHKEIDDIKQTLRLKQMEEEDHQKRISNTRRTIEDLKAELAKVGDQPDVTPRINVVNIELRRIQEERAKIEGDKGDLRREKDNLFAESKMLERKLNDMNNMMNAKEEKLRGRHRDTYTALQWLRKNRHLFEGNVHEPMMLVINVKDHRFAKYVENHISFHDLRAFVFQRKDDMEKFMTEVRDKMNLKVNSISAPEESCSKRPPSRNIESLRRFGFFTYLREMFDAPDEVMSYLCHQYKVHDVPVGKEQTKAMIKTVIEEPYLRVFYTTDERYTVKRSFYSNKISTSNSAVHASQYLTITVDAEEKGQQEQKMKACAVQLQQIDEQMKALQKEAAVLDRRDNELLAEKKHLCELKGKKRQLEQKISTKQDSLRQMEQSAIDLTKIEEDTNVKIAAVNSQKVAIVSALMAQMKLRTKLTMEKVYLALETVALTAERAKLENDCREGASELKIVDQILRLLEQRRNQLKEQCTNLMKTAKLKCSIQAGEPLPANLSKAFSKLPDTLDEIEAMLNEERSRAECFTSLSETVVDEYNRREQEIKHLEKELEAKTNALNTYRQNITEAKERWLNPLKQLVEQINDKFSDFFRSMQCAGEVDLHSENEDEYDKYGIRIRVKFHSSTQLHELTAYHQSGGERSVSTMLYLMALQELNRCPFRVVDEINQGMDPINERRVFDIVVRTACKQTVSQYFFITPKLLQNLQYAEEMTILCVHNGAYMLPPNQWDEKAFIKRYTKRKSRQGSGGQK; this comes from the exons ATGACCGAGCCGAGCAAAAGACAGCGACTCAGTCATGTTAACAGCAGCACTTCAGCACTTGGTGGGGTGTTGTCAGGTGGACAGCGCCATGGGAGCGGAGAAGGGGATGTTTTTGTGGAAGGAGCCATAGTTCGCATCACTATGAAAAACTTCCT GACCTATGACTACTCTGTGGTCTACCCTGGACCTAATCTGAACATGATTGTTGGAGCCAATGGAACTGGGAAGTCCAGCATAGTTTGTGCCATCTGTCTGGGTCTGGCTGGCAAGACAGCTATCCTGGGTAGAGGTGACAAG gtTGGACTGTATGTCAAGCGTGGGTGTCCCAAAGGATTTATTGAGATTGAACT gtacaAGAAAAGTGGTAATGTAGTGATTAACAGAGAGATTCATGTGGAGAACAATCAGACTCTGTGGATGCTGAATGGAAGACACTGTAACCAGAAAACAGTGGAAGAGGAGGTCAAGGCTCTGCGCATTCAAGTCAGCAACCTCTGCCAGTTTCTGCCTCAG GAAAAGGTGGGAGAGTTTGCAAAGATGTCAAAAATCGAGTTGCTGGAGGCAACCGAGAAGTCAGTGGGACCACCGGAGATGTACCAGTATCACTGTGAGCTCAAAGACTTTCGCAACAAAGAACGTCAACTGGAG AGCGCAGTGAAGGAAAAGGCCAGTTTCCTAGAGAAGGCCAAACAGAGGAATGAGAGGAATAAACACGATGTGAACCGTTACTACGAAAAGAAAAGGCATATGGATGTGATTGAGTTGCTCGAGAAGAAGAAACCATGGGTG GAGTATGAGACCACCCTCAAGGAACACGCGAGTGTGAAGAAAGAACGAGAGGACGCCAAAAATCAGCTCATTGCCCTGAAGCAGGCCCAGGCACCCATGCTGAATAAGATTCAGGAGATTGATAACCGACTGAAGCCAACTGAGGCACAAATAAAGGCTAAG aCTGTCGCCATTAAAGAGGCTTCTCTGAAGTGCAAGCAGAAACAAGATCAGCTCGATCGAAAACACAAAGAG aTTGACGATATTAAACAAACACTGAGACTAAagcagatggaggaggaggaccaTCAGAAGCGAATTAGCAACACAAGACGGACGATTGAGGACTTGAAGGCAGAGCTCGCCAAAGTTGGCGACCAACCAGACGTGACGCCACGGATCAATGTCGTCAATATCGAGCTGAGACGTATCCAAGAGGAGAGAGCCAAGATTGAGGGAGATAAGGGTGACCTGCGCAGAGAGAAGGACAACCTCTTTGCTGAGTCCAAAA TGTTGGAGAGAAAGCTCAATGACATGAACAACATGATGAATGCCAAAGAAGAGAAGCTGCGAGGGCGCCATAGGGACACTTATACTGCCCTTCAGTGGCTCAGAAAGAACAGACACCTGTTTGAAGGGAACGTCCACGAGCCCATGATGCTGGTG ATCAATGTGAAAGACCATCGCTTTGCTAAGTATGTGGAGAACCACATCTCATTTCACGACCTGCGGGCTTTTGTTTTCCAGAGGAAAGATGACATGGAGAAGTTCATGACGGAG GTCCGTGATAAGATGAACTTGAAGGTGAACTCCATTTCTGCTCCAGAGGAATCGTGTTCTAAGCGTCCGCCATCCCGAAATATCGAGTCCCTCCG GCGTTTTGGGTTCTTCACCTACCTGCGTGAGATGTTTGATGCCCCGGATGAAGTCATGAGTTACCTCTGTCATCAGTACAAGGTCCATGATGTGCCTGTGGGCAAAGAGCAAACCAAAGCCATGATTAAAACG GTAATTGAGGAGCCCTACCTCAGAGTGTTCTACACAACAGACGAGAGGTACACTGTGAAGAGGTCTTTTTACTCGAACAAGATCAGCACCAGTAACTCCGCAGTGCACGCCTCCCAGTATCTCACCATCACTGTGGACGCTGAAGAGAAAGGGCAGCAAGAGCAGAAGATGAAG GCCTGTGCGGTGCAGTTACAACAGATAGATGAACAGATGAAGGCTCTGCAGAAGGAAGCCGCTGTCCTGGATCGCCGGGATAATGAACTGCTGGCAGAGAAGAAGCATCTCTGTGAATTAAAGGGCAAAAAAagacagctggagcagaaaATCAGTACCAAGCAGGACAG TCTGAGGCAGATGGAGCAGAGTGCTATTGACCTGACGAAGATCGAAGAGGACACAAACGTGAAAATTGCAGCTGTCAATTCCCAAAAGGTGGCCATAGTCTCTGCGCTCATGGCCCAAATGAAG CTAAGAACCAAGCTAACTATGGAGAAAGTGTACTTGGCTTTGGAGACAGTGGCGCTGACAGCAGAGAGGGCCAAGCTGGAGAATGACTGTAGAGAAGGTGCCTCTGAACTTAAGATCGTTGAT CAAATATTACGTCTTCTGGAGCAGAGAAGGAATCAGCTGAAAGAACAATGCACAAACCTGATGAAGACCGCGAAGTTGAAGTGTAGCATACAGGCTGGTGAGCCATTACCTGCAAACCTGAGTAAG GCTTTCAGCAAGTTGCCTGACACGCTGGATGAGATCGAGGCCATGCTGAATGAGGAGCGATCCAGAGCTGAGTGCTTCACTAGTCTCAGTGAAACT GTTGTTGATGAGTACAACAGGAGAGAGCAGGAGATCAAACATCTGGAGAAAGAGTTGGAAGCAAAGACCAATGCGCTGAATACCTATCGACAAAATATAACAGAG GCTAAAGAACGCTGGCTGAACCCTCTGAAGCAGCTCGTTGAACAGATCAATGATAAGTTCAGCGATTTCTTCCGCTCAATGCAGTGTGCAGGAGAGGTGGATCTGCATTCAGAGAACGAG GATGAATATGACAAGTATGGAATCCGAATTCGGGTGAAGTTTCATAGCAGCACTCAGCTCCATGAGCTAACAGCCTACCATCAGAGCGGAGGAGAACGCAGCGTTTCTACAATGCTTTATCTCATGGCCCTGCAGGAGCTCAACCGCTGCCCCTTCAGAGTGGTGGATGAGATCAACCAG GGAATGGATCCTATAAATGAGAGAAGAGTCTTTGACATTGTTGTCCGCACAGCCTGCAAACAGACAGTATCCCAGTACTTCTTCATAACACCCaaa ctgctgCAGAATCTTCAGTATGCCGAGGAGATGACCATCCTGTGCGTCCATAACGGTGCCTACATGCTGCCCCCCAACCAGTGGGATGAGAAGGCTTTCATCAAACGgtacacaaaaagaaaatcccGGCAAGGATCTGGTGGGCAGAAATGA
- the LOC113145190 gene encoding protein FAM107B → MGEDVAAYVGNGSSKKHNPKIQSKPGYGYHKKETSVGHPPLSRQSTADYSSNDSIQPRKLNGSSVETPSYQNLHRELLLSHKRGLLLEEKPELKRVLEQRRLELHKEEEMARQRPSDLEKELRKRQQKLQEYEQEEIRRRENQQKIPEFVRVKDNLRRTQTLEQ, encoded by the exons ATGGGAGAGGATGTGGCGGCTTATGTTGGTAATGGGAGCAGTAAAAAGCACAATCCCAAAATACAGAGC AAACCAGGATACGGATATCACAAAAAAG AGACCTCAGTTGGCCACCCACCACTGTCCCGTCAGTCCACAGCAGATTACAGCAGCAATGACAGCATTCAGCCCAGAAAACTGAACGGCTCCTCAGTGGAAACACCGAGCTACCAGAACCTGCACCGGGAGCTGCTGCTCAGCCATAAACG GGGCTTGCTGCTAGAGGAGAAGCCGGAGCTGAAGCGAGTGTTGGAGCAGCGCAGACTGGAGCTGCACAAGGAGGAAGAGATGGCACGACAGCGCCCATCAGATCTGGAGAAGGAGCTCCGCAAGAGGCAGCAGAAGCTGCAAGAG tatgAACAGGAGGAGATTAGGCGGCGAGAGAACCAGCAGAAGATCCCAGAGTTTGTCCGTGTGAAGGACAACCTGAGGCGCACACAGACATTGGAGCAGTGA